One Penicillium oxalicum strain HP7-1 chromosome III, whole genome shotgun sequence genomic region harbors:
- a CDS encoding Major facilitator superfamily transporter mfsA — translation MWTTTSGLRGRKLRLAITLTSVIGFSLFGYDQGLMSGIISGNQFTKEFPALYIPPSDSPDYSASYSQHVSVLRGAVTACYELGCFFGAIFTLCFGERIGRTRCSSWWAVSSPVLETVWTRPPSRSGSPSVSRAHNRGFLVCFEGAIIAVGTLIAYWIDFGLSYVESSVQWRFPVAFQIIFAILVSVGAFMLPESPRWFVMQGKDQEALQVLAALNDSSPDAEDVLTDFNLMKADFNAENGAKANWKTLFTFGKTQEFQRMMICCSGQFFQQFTGCNAAIYYSTLLFEQNLNMEHRLSLILGGVFATVYALATIPSFFMIERVGRRKLFLIGFAGQGLSFVITMGCLIAGGTGPTKGAVVGIFLFICFFAFTTLPLPWIYPPEINPLRTRTMAAAASTCTNWITNFAVVMFTPVFSDASPWGIYLFFALVNFIGLPFAWFYYPETAGRDLEEVDLIFAKAHIEKKWPYQIANSMPKLSAEEIAAMLREVGLDHSDPRHSSEHEKAEMAMSSGNSDNEHASNEKN, via the exons ATGTGGACAACAACATCTGGCCTTCGGGGCAGGAAGCTCCGTCTTGCCATCACTTTGACTTCGGTCATCGGTTTCTCTCTGTTCGGTTATGACCAGGGTCTGATGTCTGGTATCATCTCTGGTAACCAATTCACCAAGGAATTCCCCGCCCTCTACATTCCTCCCAGTGATTCCCCCGATTACTCGGCGTCCTACTCTCAACATGTCTCGGTCCTTCGTGGTGCGGTCACCGCCTGCTACGAACTCGGTTGTTTCTTCGGTGCCATCTTCACGCTCTGCTTTGGTGAGCGCATCGGCCGCACTCGCTGCTC TTCGTGGTGGGCCGTGTCGTCTCCGGTCTTGGAAACGGTATGGACACGGCCACCATCCCGGTCTGGCAGTCCGAGTGTTTCTCGCGCTCACAACCGTGGTTTCCTGGTCTGCTTCGAGGGTGCCATCATTGCCGTCGGTACTCTGATTGCCTACTGGATCGACTTCGGTCTGTCGTACGTCGAGAGCTCCGTGCAATGGCGATTCCCCGTGGCCTTCCAGATCATCTTCGCCATCCTCGTCAGTGTGGGTGCGTTCATGCTGCCCGAGTCGCCTCGTTGGTTCGTCATGCAGGGCAAGGACCAGGAAGCCCTGCAGGTCCTGGCCGCACTCAACGATAGCTCGCCCGATGCCGAGGATGTGCTCACCGACTTCAACCTCATGAAGGCGGACTTCAATGCCGAGAACGGTGCCAAGGCCAACTGGAAGACCCTCTTCACCTTCGGCAAGACCCAGGAATTCCAGCGCATGATGATCTGTTGCTCTGGCCAGTTCTTCCAGCAGTTCACCGGTTGCAACGCCGCCATCTACTACTCCACCTTGCTGTTCGAGCAGAACCTCAACATGGAGCATCGTCTGTCTCTGATCCTGGGTGGTGTCTTTGCCACTGTCTACGCCCTGGCCACGatcccctccttcttcatGATTGAGCGTGTTGGCCGTCGTaagctcttcctcatcggTTTCGCCGGTCAGGGTCTGTCCTTTGTCATCACCATGGGTTGCTTGATCGCCGGTGGCACGGGTCCCACCAAGGGTGCCGTCGTCggtatcttcctcttcatctgcttcttcgccTTCACCACGCTGCCCCTGCCCTGGATCTACCCTCCCGAGATCAACCCTCTCCGCACCCGTACCATGGCTGCCGCCGCCTCCACCTGTACCAACTGGATCACCAACTTTGCGGTTGTCATGTTCACTCCCGTCTTCTCCGACGCGTCCCCTTGGGGTATCTACCTCTTCTTCGCCCTGGTCAACTTCATCGGCCTTCCCTTTGCGTGGTTCTACTACCCCGAGACTGCCGGTCGTGACCTTGAGGAGGTGGATCTCATCTTCGCCAAGGCCCACATCGAGAAGAAGTGGCCCTACCAGATCGCCAACTCCATGCCCAAGCTCtccgccgaggagattgcCGCGATGCTACGCGAGGTGGGTCTGGACCACTCGGACCCCCGTCACTCGTCCGAGCACGAGAAGGCAGAGATGGCCATGTCCAGTGGTAACTCGGACAACGAGCATGCTTCCAACGAGAAGAACTAG
- a CDS encoding Uridylate kinase translates to MAPPTSASTTTSPASPLKKSPSSSSSAVLAVLRQGSQYGEMIKTYITEGKIARFLIDGFPRKLDQAVFFEQTVCPSELVLFLDCPEDVMEARLLKRGETSGRDDDNAESIRKRFRTFVETSMPVVDDFEKKGKVVNIKATGSVEEVYSQVKKGIEARGLQARS, encoded by the exons ATGGCTCCTcccacctccgcctccactACCACCTCCCCCGCTTCTCCCCTGAAGAAGTCaccgtcgtcttcttcctcggcggtcCTGGCAGTG CTCCGCCAAGGCAGTCAATACggcgagatgatcaagacctACATCACCGAGGGCAAGATC GCCCGTTTCCTGATCGATGGATTCCCGCGCAAGCTCGACCAGGCCGTCTTCTTCGAGCAGACAGTCTGCCCGTCGGAATTGGTGCTCTTCCTCGATTGCCCCGAGGATGTGATGGAAGCCCGTCTCTTGAAGCGCGGCGAGACGAGCGGCCGTGACGATGACAACGCCGAGTCGATCCGCAAGCGATTCCGCACTTTTGTCGAGACTTCCATGCCCGTGGTGGATGatttcgagaagaagggcaaggtgGTGAACATCAAGGCCACGGGCTCAGTTGAGGAGGTGTATTCTCAGGTCAAGAAGGGAATCGAGGCTCGTGGTCTGCAGGCTCGTTCATAA
- a CDS encoding Eukaryotic translation initiation factor yields the protein MPAPTNTLLIEGSFSELAEEFAQYIDTLRKEGNLQSEIAPLLEPIRQQEQSEGEADLKQRDEVLKKLVGAAAVLNGAPEKEITPSYNLLVHLVHQSSNADVFLPRICTYLAKPITTSPQFGPTLAISILTTIFNTLNTNDSSRYHVLLAIVAVIRQSGSGYAFEALKPQLASQLPTWLAAWELDEEEIQKVHLAIADAATAAGDDDLAQTHVVQALQTIPAAEATKPAARDLAVRALASALRRPTVFDFTPLTASDAVQSLRSSDSTLFELLEIFTSDTLDAYEEFVAANPLSSISGGVLAEAADALQTKMRLLTLTSLASSTPSRSLPYATIASALRVPASDVEMWVIDTIRAGLVEGKLSQLKQEFLIHRATYRVFGEKQWAEVQGRLMVWRRSLEGVLEVIRTERERFIREGIQAAADQENAATQGKTGDKSRAGGDRRRHQQPREVEPVAE from the exons ATGCCCGCTCCGACTAATACCCTCCTCATCGAGGGCTCTTTCTCCGAGCTTGCCGAGGAATTCGCCCAGTACATCGACACCCTCCGCAAAGAGGGCAACCTCCAGTCCGAGATCGCCCCGCTCCTCGAGCCCATTCGCCAGCAGGAACAGTCTGAGGGCGAGGCCGACCTCAAGCAGCGCGATGAGGTTCTGAAGAAGTTGGTGGGCGCCGCCGCCGTGTTGAACGGTGCTCCTGAAAAGG AGATTACTCCTTCCTACAATCTTCTGGTCCACCTCGTTCACCAGTCGTCCAACGCCGATGTGTTCCTCCCTCGCATCTGCACCTATCTCGCCAAGCCCATCACCACCTCTCCTCAATTCGGCCCAACTCTGgccatctccatcctcaccacCATCTTCAACACCTTGAACACCAATGACTCCAGCCGCTATCACGTTCTTCTGGCCATCGTGGCCGTGATCCGCCAATCGGGCTCCGGATACGCCTTCGAGGCCCTGAAGCCTCAGCTCGCTTCACAGTTGCCCACGTGGTTGGCCGCCTGGGAGttggatgaggaagagatccAGAAGGTGCACCTGGCCATTGCCGACGCCGCCACCGCTGCCGGCGACGACGACCTGGCCCAGACCCACGTTGTGCAGGCCCTGCAGACCATTCCTGCGGCTGAGGCCACCAAGCCCGCCGCCCGTGACTTGGCCGTCCGCGCGCTCGCCTCTGCGCTGCGCCGTCCCACCGTGTTCGACTTCACTCCTTTGACTGCTTCCGACGCCGTTCAGTCTCTCCGCTCCAGCGACAGCACCCTCTTCGAGCTGCTGGAGATCTTCACCTCCGACACCCTTGACGCCTATGAGGAGTTTGTTGCAGCCAACCCTCTGAGCTCCATCTCAGGTGGTGTTCTCGCCGAGGCAGCTGATGCCCTGCAGACCAAGATGCGCCTTCTGACGCTCACCTCGTTGGCCTCTTCCACGCCCTCCCGCTCTCTTCCCTACGCCACCATTGCCTCCGCTCTGCGTGTGCCTGCCTCTGACGTTGAGATGTGGGTCATTGACACGATCCGTGCCGGTCTTGTGGAGGGCAAGCTCTCGCAGCTCAAGCAGGAGTTCCTCATCCACCGCGCCACTTACCGCGTGTTCGGTGAGAAGCAGTGGGCCGAGGTCCAGGGTCGTCTGATGGTCTGGCGCCGCTCCCTGGAGGGTGTTCTCGAGGTCATTCGCACCGAGCGTGAGCGCTTCATTCGTGAGGGCATCCAGGCTGCCGCCGACCAGGAGAACGCTGCCACCCAGGGCAAGACTGGTGACAAGTCTCGTGCCGGTGGTGACCGAAGGCGCCACCAGCAGCCCCGCGAGGTTGAGCCCGTTGCCGAATAG